Genomic segment of Panicum virgatum strain AP13 chromosome 2K, P.virgatum_v5, whole genome shotgun sequence:
TTCCTCAGCATCTGCTGTGCGTGACGCCTCCGTGCCTCCAATTGCctcttgcttcttcttttttttttattgctTCCTCAGCCTCCTACTGCTCGTGGCCCCTCCGTGCCTCCGATTGGAGCCTGCTCCTGCCTTTTTGCTTCCTCAAACGAGTGCCTGCAGGCCTAGCTGCCCGCGCGCCGAGCAGCCTCCGCCTCAGCAGCCCGCCGCTGGCTGCTCCTGCACACGTCCTGCGTGCCGCCGGGAAAGGCCCGCCCACCGCGGATCTGCGTCGCCGGCCTGCTCCTGCCGGAtctgcgccgccggcctgctccgCCTCCTGCAAAGCTGCCGCGCCGCCTTTGGTCCGCCCGCACACTGctgctccacgccgccggcctgctCTGCCTCCTGCCAAGCTGCCGCACCACCTTTGGCCCGCCCGCGCGCTGCTGCTCCAGCTTCTACTCGCTGGCCAACGTCATGCCGATGAGACCCTCACCATTGCCCCCAGCCAGctttgataccatattgagATTTGGGGGAACTCCTCTCATGAGATTTTTTTCTCACCCGATGCCTTTCTTATTTCTTCACCCTTTTACATTTTAACTTTGCATATATATCTATATTACATACACACACCAACAGCTAGCACAATACAAGGAGACGACAGAGGTCAACCATGCAATTGCTGAATGAATAGGAAAGAAAATATCTTGTGACAGTCACTACTCACAGGGACGCTTGGTTTCCCGGCGTATTTTGTGCTGGCGATCTCGTAAAACTCCCTGATGCTCTTGGCTCCATTGATAGGGTCGGGCTCGGCACCGGGCTCCTCGTCTCCGGCGGCAGGGAACACCCACCCCATGTGGTCATTGGTCCTCTCAAAGACGGGCTTCACCCACTGGAGGACAGGATCCACACACGCGCACACACAGAGAAGAAGATTAACGGATTTTACAACCATGCCTGCAACTGCAAAGATCGAGCTTTGGCGAATTCTCACGGTGAATCTGATGACGTGGTCGAGGCCCTTGAGCTTCAGGTAGGCGAGGCACCGGCAATCCCAGGGGCAGGAGTAGGAGACGTAGAGGTGGTACCttcccggcgcggcggcgaaccGTGCGGAGCTGTCCCTGGACACGAAGCTCCGGAAGGTGGACGGCGACGGGTCGAAGGCCCCGGAATCTGTCACCTCGTTGTGCGCCGACCGCGCCATCTGACGAGCCTGCGGTGGCGGTTGTGGAGATGGTGCGGTCGCCGGGAGTGGAGGACCGGCCGGGGATTGGGGGGAATCGTATCGTATGATCAACCTGCTGCCTTTGTCACTTTGCTGGTCAAACGAAagtgttgctgctgctccttTGTCACTGTCACTTTAGCACTAGCACTTGTTCTTAATGCTCTCTGTCGCtgtccgtgtctgctccacttgGGTTTCTGGTTTCAGACCAAACTAATCCGAATCCTACCTGGGATACGGTGGTTATTTATCCTTGGAGATTGTtttgtgaaagatgaagcttgTCTGATAAAACGAATCACATGTAGGTCCCTTAGCTGTTTATGTTTGCTATCCATAATTATGTTACTTCCCTCctgttagagcaactccagcagggtGTCTATTTGGATGATTAAACCCACATTTTAGTCATTTTGTTCAAATTTCCATCTCCAGCAGGGCCTCTATTTGGGTGACTAAAATGATGGGGCGACTAAATTTCCTCTCCCACCCCCTCAATTTGGTCACCCTCTACCTAGGCTACCAAAAGTAAGGCCGCCATTTTTTAGTCTATTTAGTCGGTGCTGCTGGAGTAGAGACTACATTTTGAGTGACAAAACTTAGAAAGTGGGTGACTAAAATGAGTTTTAGTCACTCAAATTTAGTCACtccactggagttgctcttagtaaAAGATGTGTTTTAGACAAgaataatcaaataaaaaactcgGGCTGGGGGGAGACACCCCGAGCTATTGCGCTTAAGATAGAAGACTCTCACCTCAGCCCGAGAAAACCCCAAACCCCATGCCCCGCCCACCCAGGGGCCGTTACCCGGTGAGACGATTGGTCCACATACCTGTGCTTTGGGCCGCGGGATAGGCGAGGGTTTTTTTCCCACACCGCCGACCAGAAATTCCACTACGTGAGAAACCTTAATTTGTAACGGGCACGGACAGCCCATACATAACAGGCATCGCAACCGTTACTGTTATCGGGTTACAAATAATAGTATAAAGGTAACGGGCGCGTGCCCGTTACCTATTGTCCACATTTGCAACGGTTATTTATCTGCGACCGTTACGAAAAGCAGTAACCAgtaacccaaacttggttttttTGTGGGCCCACAGAGCAATGGAGTAACGGGCAAAGACTAACGACCGTTACAAAACCTAAACATTAGTAACAGTTTTCGGTAAACGACTGTTACCTATACTTGTTACCAGGCTTCCATCCGGGCCCACTAGCCATATTTTGTAATGGGGTTTACTAAAAGGCCGTTACAAGTTTATCAAATAGGTAACGGCTATACCTAAAGACCGTTACCAAACAGTCACAGAGGTAACGTTCTTTGTTCTACGCCCGTTACAAATAAGTTTTGGTAACGTGCAAGACTGTCGCTTCCTTGGCCGGTCAGTTTTGGTAACGGCCTACACTGAAAGCCCGTTACCAAAAGGTCTTATAGGTAACCGTTTTTGTATGGCGTCCGCTACAAATACATGTTACCCATGTCTCTTGCGTCTCTTCCCGGGCCCACTGGTCAGGTTTGGTAACGGTTGTTAGAACAAGCCCGTTACCACTGTATTCTATATGTAACGCTCATTATTTTATGTCCGTTACAATCTTGTGTTACTGAAGCGTCTcatcataagagaagacttaaatgtgatacacaTATCAGTCCcaagaggctgataacacatttattacatcagatggtacatcaccgtacaactctacgcggtaatgagcagtgaagcgccactatcgcgaggataacaactaaaacccacacgacgacattaactacgaagaggtcatcagagtcttgcgccatacggagctttctgcgggtgaccctatccacatgcaaaggttgggtgcaggacggaacccctactcaacgtcttcgggaacgaagtctggatcttactctgtaaaaattagaaaaggggttagtacaaacatactcagcaagtccaaccacacccacagagggggtataaatagaatataatgcacagggtataccaaggataaggctagggtttaatttgcggaaagctaatttttatgcataggTTTGTTTGGAAGaaaggggttttcaaaagccattatcttgcactgagtaacatgtagggttgatccacacatgatccaagttttaaattgctaccggacccctcgtccgccgtagcacacggcacaactgccggacacttttccaaaacaactcacgccaacccattcattcccagaagaaacactagttgtgtgaccaaatcgtaattcgcccagtaccgtgggcacggctattcgaataggttttatactctgcagagatgtgcaactttacccacaagcggggtaccacagcacgatcatcTTAGTGtaggtgcagatcccaacaaagccattacccaccttagctagacctaactagccaccacgggatccaccaaggggtcattgacctatcaccgaggtttgaccggggcataagtcacacagagcctatcccttctccttggtcacccgttgctctcagctctcctgatgactatcagactaactagtggggtttatgctaagccgttgcccatacaacgatcgagtggtttgcacgatagtggagttaggcaagatgacacaccaactcggtctttaattgcgacaagatggatatctcccttccttgctcaaccacactgGTTCGAGCACACCATTcagcaattcacacagaagtgccatccatcccatctaactcatctttcaaaaatttcacatttttcccttcccacacgctcACACATtctctttataaaacaagttataCCGTGTTTAAGATCCTAAGCTTCTAGCAACGaataacgtccaaacaaatcacattcagacattaatctaggtgatcaaggaatggttataataaatcaaggggtggctatccaaccatatttttagtagtcaaaatatatgcaattttgtaaaacaggccaataggtcgcatttataaaactgggacaaaacatgcatcaaaggatgggattgaacttgccgttctcaaagcctaccgagaagtcctgatcgaggtactgtccctCGGTTCGGGGtcacggaactggtcctcgttcacttgctcgcaaTACTACTCGTCGATGGGTTCTTCCTCGTTCACactgtgatctacgacgcacacaagcaagcacacaatcaagaaaaagaaataaaggttttatcgctgagctcgaatcggaaacaattaagatatggagacaggagtaatatttttgggcagttttctaatggcatggctaaAATTATGTTATGAAAggcatggtaaagtttcaggttgatcggaggatttttggcgcatgaaatgttAGATTAGAGAGGGGTTTATGGTTAAATAAGGaatcagggacctatttgtaattatttttaagaGGGCAGGGGCTTGATTGGAATTTTAGAAAATAACcgagttattttgaaaaaggTCAGGGGTTATTTAGAATTAAGTTTATATAGTGGAAGGGTTTGTTTTGGAATATAATAAAAGGGAGGGTTTATTTTGCAAATAGGCTAGAGAGTGGAAGGACTCTTAATAgaataaaaagaaaagcaaGGGCCTAAAGGCAAAATTGCCTTTCTTCCTCCTATCTCCCGTCCCCCTCCcgtgaaacagaggaggggagggttgggggcgccggcggccctatGGCCGGCGTcctgggccacggcggcggctgggaggagagagaaaagggtCAGGGCCACGCGGGGGATCGATTCCCCTCCCCAATTTCAGAGGAGGGGTCCCGCAGGGAGGGGCGCGATGGCCATGgccacggcgggcgggcggaggccgTGGGCAGCGTGGTAGGTACGGCCAGGGGCAAGCGCAtgtggggaaaagggagaggaaggaCCAGGGCGCCAACCTTGGCCTTTGGCTCGAGTGGGGAGGCAgcagggcggtggcgcggctagGGTCGGCGGCGGGTGGCCGTGGCAGCCGTGGTGGTGGCGCAGCGAGCTAGGGGAGGCAGCTAGCGGTGGCTGGCTgagggtggtggtggttggcGATGTCGAGGGCCCTTTTATCGGCGGGGTaaggtggtggtggaggggcCGCGTGGTGGCCGGCCGGTGTGCTTGGCAGGGCGCCTTCAATGACGATGGGGCCGGCTCGGTGGCGCTGAGACGATGGCGTGCAGGCAATGCGACAGGTGGGCGGTGGCGCAGAGCGGGGTAGGCGAGCTGTAGCATCCTAATTTAatttttcctatttaataataaatttaactggctttatttaattttctaaggtttatatgcttagtcttgcatttaatttaattttctttcgtgagtaataaaaatatttttagattaaaacatgtttgtgcactcatgctggtgcatggttttattttgattgagtGATAgggcttgaattcaaattttaaatttgaattcaaatagaaatGAGTGTtgttttaaaaagaaaagaggaaggaaaaaaaaagagaagaagaaacccaaacccaaccctcAGCCCAGGCAGCCCAGCAACCAAACCAGCCACCGCGAGCGCCAGCAGACCCGCTCCCCCCTCTCCCACACTCGGCCACTCAGCGCAGCGCCCCTCCCGGACCGCACGGCACCCACACTCTATTCCCGGGCCTGCTCCCGCGCGCGGCCCATCCCTCCGCacgccgccagcgccagcgccaaCACCGCGGCCCCGCTCTCCCTCCGCGCGAACAGCTCGGCCCAGCTGCGCTCACCCCGCAGACCGACCAAGCGGCCTCACCTGGGCCCGCCTGGCAGCCTCTCCTTTCCGCACCACGCGCTCGGCCGCTCGCGCGTCGCCCTCTCTGTCTGACGCCCCGGGCCCGCTTGTCGGCGCCCTCCTCTCACCTTCCTTCTTCCCCGCGCCGTCCGCCCGAGTTCACCACCGAGAATCTCGCCGTGCCCTCAACGATCCGCACGCCGAGACCCCCGGAGCCCCCTTTAAACGCACCCCGCGACCCTCTGCGCCCTTATTCCCCCATGCCAGCgtgcccccaaaccctagcagccacacccgcacagctccgccgcgcagaacgccgtgcgccgccgtggtcccTCACGCCCAGGCCCCCTCCGCCACCAAGAGCCACCGCAAGAGCTCCTCCTTGGTGCCAGGAGCCTCCTCGAGCCCAAAGCCGCCGACTCCGACCCCTGCACGCACGGGAATCGCTGCGGAGGAGGAATGTCAACCACCTCTGCGCCGCCCCGATttccgccctgcgccgcctctCGTCAACTTCTACGGCCGGCATCAGCATCGCACTAGGGTAACGAACACGTCATGCCTTTTCGCCGGCCCCTTTCTCCTTCTGCTGTGCCTAGTTGGCCTCGCCGACGAGCTAGCGCCGCCTGCACCGCCGCGAGCCCCCAACCATACTGCATGCATGCTCCAGAGCCACgcagagggaggcggcggccgttgGGGGCTCGCGGCGGTGCAGGCGGCGCTAGCTCGTCGGCGAGGCCAACTAGGCGCAGCAGAAGGAGAAAGGGCCCGGGGAACGGGCATGGCGTGTTCGTTACCCTCGTGCGATGCTGATGTCGGCCGTAGAAGTCGACGAGAGGCGGCACAGGGTGGAAATCGGGGCGGTACCGAGGGGcaactttccttgtacttgaaaccttcgagttccccgaataggtgaaaccttaAGGTAAACGAactctcctgggttgaaacttatttgtCGTCTGTTCttgtctgcgtagctcttctATCGAGACTGAgcggccttcagcttttctctaaccTCGGCCACTCtctcttctgcttcctttatgagtgcaggTCCGACTaaagcacgttctccaacttctgaccacatcaggggagttctgcattttcttccataaAGAGCCTCGAATGGTGACATACCCAGTCTTGCTtgataaccgttgttgtatgaaaattccgcATAGGGCAGACTCTGCTCCcgatccttgccataggtaaggacacatgctctcaacatatcctccataatctgattcaccctttctgcttgaccatccgtttgtgggtgataagcggagctgaaatctaatttggtgcccatggctttatgcaaactcttccaaaacctagaggtgaattgggtcccactatctgaaacaattctgctaggtacaccatgcaactttactatattttccacataaagcttagctagcttttctccaccataattggtccgcacgggtatgaaatgagccgctttagtgagtcgatccactattacccatatggagtcatgtcctttctgtgttctgggcaaacccactacaaagtccattcctatctcatcacatttccaaaccggaataggtaggggttgcaacaatcctgttggcttctgatgttcggcattgatcctttgacaactatcacaatgggcgacaaaccgtgcaatatccgccatcattcccttccaccaatatttccggcttaaggcatcagctaccacattagctttaccaaggtggtaatgaatttccacattataatcttTAACTagttctaaccaccttctttgccttaagttcaaatctagttgggtgaaaatatacttcaaactctttatggtcggtatagatctcacacttatttccaattagataatgtctccaaatcttgagggcatgcacaatggctgcaaactccagatcatgtgttgggtaattcttctcatgaggcctgagctatcgggaagcataagctactaCTTTTCTatcttgcatgaggacacatcctaatccttgtcgggatgcatcacaataaacgacAAAATCCCGACGAATATCTGGTAGGGTCAGCATTGGGGCGGTTGTCAATactctcttcaattcttgaaaacttctttcacatgactctgtccaggtgaatttcttatccttcttgagcaattctgtcatgggccgggctatcttggaaaatccttccatGAACCtctgataatacccagctaatccaagaaagcttctaatttcactaacattggtcggttgctgccagttggagactgcttcgaccttctcagggtccactgctactccttctgcggtcagaatatgacccaggaaagctactttctcaagccagaattcacatttgctgaatttgacatatagcttatgtactctcagcttttccaatACTACCCGCAGATGTTGCTTGTGTTCCTGAACACTCTTGGAGTagataagtatgtcgtcgataaagactaTGACAAACTTACCTAACTCGTctataaacaccttgttcatgagattcatgaaataagcaggtgcattggtgagtccgaaagacatcaccgtaaactcaaactgcccgtaacgggtgacaaaagctatctttgggatgtcgctttctctaatcttgagctgaaaatattctgacctcagatcaatcttggagaagtacttggctccttttagttgaTCGAAAAAGTCATCAATCCTgtggagggggtacttattcttgatggtaacctcgTTCaatgcccggtaatctacacacaacctcatactcccatccttcttattgacaaataggactggggctccccaaggcgatgaGCTTGGTCtaatgaagccaattcgttgtagttcttccagttgcttctttaactctgccaactcagagggtgccatcctatagggtctcttggctataggagaggttccagggacaaggtcaataacaaactctatatccctatctggtggcattccaggaagttcttcagggaaaacatctgggtattcgtttactaccaggacttcttccaaggacttggcttccatgctaaacaccatcgggtctgatccacttccccgggtatggctggtcactcgtactccttctgggttcgttaggtgtaccaccttgtcagcacaacctatgagaccattgtgtaggcttaactagtccattccaaggatcacgtctattcccttagacttaagtactactaggtatgcttgaaattctaccccacttaaattgatccttacccgtagacaacctagttgacacttgatgtcacctccaggcgtccgagttaataggggtgtttttagtagtactgtaggtatatcatgtttttccataaaacTTGAGGAAatgaacgagtgtgatgctccagaatcaaatagtactgttacaagagctgagctgactaggtactcaccgagcactacgccctgagctccttgagcctcctgcgcattgatgtggttgacgcgggctcgtccaaatgaccgctggggctgcctcatctgctgactgttgttgttggtgttgttgttgttgcggatgggcactcggttggcacctgacagaactggccttggtccattcacagagttggagaaggctgaggtTGCCGGCTTGTtgttggcatatgggcagttagcaatgaaatgccctatcTCACGgtagttgaaacaggccctagtattgctgttgttggtggtgacttggcttgcattgctttgctgggccttcatggtgttctggctcctgaactgtgtgttaggggcctgtgGGCCTGTCACCTGAGACTGGGTGCTATACTGCATTGGAGCCTGAGATTTTGGTGCggtgtagctgaagcttcttggtttctgaaaGCGGTCtagctggcgggccttgctttccagaaatttgcacttgttatccttcctttcttcagctttggccctttctatgagaatggccttgttcatcagagtgttgaagtccgggtagatctgaggggtaagcagggTCCGAAGTTCTAggttcaatcccttcttgaacaccTGCTTCTTTTCGTCATcgtccacttcctctggtgcatattgggccagctccatgaactggtaggtgtactcttctactgacatgcttccttgctgcagtGCATGGAATTCATTCGCTTTGCGCATCATGGTGGCTGAGGGGATatgatagcggcggaactccttcacaaattccttccaagtgatggtggatgcatcttcggcagcggcacagtaattctcccaccaggctaaggcagtcccggtgagatGGTGGGCTGTcagaagaactttgtctcgatcttgacattcgaacggctcgagctttCTCTGGATCAAACGCAGGCAGTCGTCtacatccaaggggttgctggatctggcaaaggtgggtggcttggtcctcagaaacgctgtcagcttgtcattcatggtctgctctcgtggccacTTGTTgatgagggcattggccagtgtttccagtatgagggtctggttgtgtattatctgtgccaggtctctgaggggtggtggtggtggtagtggcacttctccttgatttCCTCCTTCGTTCTGGCTCACCTCCTGTTCTTCCTGAagagggttctgtccattaggctgCCCTCCTgcgccagcggctgcaggggcccggttgcgggaggccctcgtaccgcttcgggaagccatctgtagatttggtagagtttttgtgagattgggtttAGGATtgagtgatgtttaagttgtttaattcataCTTTTGAGaaggcagaatctaccttccgccgaaaagcacacagactagcaaacaacaagcacacacaactttattactgcgaggggggtacaacactggggcaaggccaaacacgtactacacgtccgggtacagagTCACACtaaagggtacaacttaagccaatGGGGCTGGGGTGGCTTCGGGGTATGCTACTCGTGGGGAGAGCCTTCTTCGGAGTGTGCTTCCAGGGGAACgagcagtccttgctcgccgctCTCTAGGTTTCCATTTTCCTGGGGTTGcgcagcagcttctccttcaacggcggcagtagacccttcggggttctcgggcggggcttgtggggttctcaagagtggtccccatcccatgacgggcgtcccgagtagaatatggtcttccccaattgctGGGACTGGCATTCCACTTCTgctccattcttgcatacgctggCCTCgtgcttgcctgaggctctcctgggcaaccgcttcgctgctgaccgcggctgcggctcatgcctcggcttgggctgcccggatctgttgcagtcttaccatgagctctgcttgctcagcttgatgggtctgctcccttaggatgctggcttgctcgtcaaagagctgatccaaggaggctaggtagatagccacttggtacagggggacttcttcatggcggcgccgttccaggcttctcatacgagcttcccaaacaggggttctgatggccggaggaaagaatctgtgacaccctaggtgtctgcacagtagttatgtatctattttatgcatcatgtgcttgatttgcttgaaaaaggatctttttgtaaatataaaggttatatgtgtaattatgattttatgcaaggtcctttctatagttatatttgaataggttcTGGAattgttgcttttgtggagggtttatttgcaaaattcagtgcatttattacatggcagcaaattttgctttaaagtctaagtttaaagtgaatttgcattgaaaaagacaaaattccttggaattcaaaatccctcctatgttttcaaaaatagctcttgaatcattgatcaaataaatttttgcacaacatcaaagttgtagatcttgaataATGGAACAACTTtaatgttgggcactttttcatttgagccctagattataagttattgcttgtttataGTCAGGTCCCTAgaattttcagaaattacaAACCAGCCCTTGTCTTCCACCtcatgcctgcctgcctgcttgcTCTACCACCGGCGCTgagcgccgcccaccgccgctcAGGGCCGcccccggccacctcctgcttcgctGCCGCTTCACGTGGCGACCCCACAAGCTGTTGGACCCAACTCCCCACGTGCTGGACCAaccctcccctcgccacgccaccccgacgaggctctgcggccgccacctcgccgccgcggtggcgagcCCGCTGCAGCACCCCGGACCGCCAACTCGCGCGTGCTTCAGAACCCAGAACACCGCAGCCTTCTTTTCCCCTCACTCATTTGCCCGCTCGCTGCTCCCAAAACCCCAGAACGCTGCTGCCACCTCCATTGTTGCTGACGATCTCCGCTCGGCCACCGACGACCCCCTTCCACCCTCACCTTGCCCAAACCTGAGGCACCACGAGCTTCGCCTCGCTCCACTGTATCTCCAGAGCCCGGCTTTTCCTCCCAATCGCCGCCGGAGTGCCGCCACCGCGGAGccacccctccgccgccgccactgtcaCGCCGACGAGCCACCCCCGGCCGTCCCAGCTCCAACCAAAGCCACCTACGGGTTCCTCTCGACGCTGTGGTGCTTCCCCACCACTTTTCCCCAACCTCCGGTGAGCCCCCTTGCCGGATTTTGGCCGGTTGAGCTGCCATGTTCTTCAACCTCCGACCAAGGACCATCCTGCAAATACTTTTAGAATTTCAAGGGCCTAGACGCAAGTCTATAattcttttttgttttcaaatcagtgaactttgaaaatgtctagaaattcgtagaaaattcagaaaaatgcaaatccaaatgttttgga
This window contains:
- the LOC120669932 gene encoding glutathionyl-hydroquinone reductase YqjG-like → MARSAHNEVTDSGAFDPSPSTFRSFVSRDSSARFAAAPGRYHLYVSYSCPWDCRCLAYLKLKGLDHVIRFTWVKPVFERTNDHMGWVFPAAGDEEPGAEPDPINGAKSIREFYEIASTKYAGKPSVPVLWDKQLKTIVNNESSGIIRMLNTEFNEFAENPGLDLYPAHLQASIDEINELVYEGINIVYKCGFAKQQGPYDEAVTKLYEALDKCEDTLSRQRFLCSNQITEADVRLFTTLIRFDEV